From one uncultured Methanobrevibacter sp. genomic stretch:
- the glp gene encoding gephyrin-like molybdotransferase Glp — protein sequence MGVEFLKIKEVDEAKEIINEKFNEYYTPQSEIIDIADSNNRITFSKIESKIDFPPFNRSLKDGFAIKSEDSYGVNEENPKKLKVIDFLEAGSFTDKTVELGKCVEISTGAPIPEGADAVVMVEFSNRPEDNDELKDDEIEILTSVTPSQDIGQKGSDVKKGQTILEENILLNPPKIGVIAAQGIDTVEVYKKPKVGIISTGNELLTNQEELKPGKIYDVNSEMIKAGVNNCGGEGECLGIVKDVYDDLKTKIQDSLKECDILLCSGGTSAGVGDNIRHILDELGEVHIHGITVQPGKPTILGVVDGKIVIGLPGNPVSAIVIFNVFVAPAIKKLAGYKDEEEQRTIKGTLKRRIHSPIGRMQYQLVRVEGDDVIPIFKDSGAIFSLASAAGYTKVSKQTELLEEGEEVEVILFN from the coding sequence ATGGGTGTAGAATTTTTAAAGATAAAGGAAGTAGATGAAGCAAAAGAAATCATTAATGAAAAGTTTAATGAATACTATACTCCACAATCTGAAATCATTGATATTGCAGACAGCAATAATAGGATTACATTCAGTAAGATTGAAAGTAAAATTGATTTTCCACCATTTAACAGGTCTTTGAAAGACGGTTTTGCAATTAAGTCAGAGGACAGCTATGGGGTTAACGAAGAAAATCCTAAAAAACTTAAAGTCATTGACTTTTTAGAGGCAGGATCATTCACTGATAAAACTGTGGAACTTGGAAAATGTGTAGAGATAAGTACTGGTGCACCAATTCCAGAAGGTGCAGATGCAGTCGTTATGGTGGAATTCTCCAATAGGCCAGAAGACAATGATGAACTCAAAGATGATGAAATTGAAATTTTGACAAGCGTTACACCTTCCCAAGACATTGGCCAAAAAGGTTCTGATGTTAAAAAAGGACAGACAATTCTTGAAGAAAACATTTTGCTCAATCCTCCTAAAATAGGAGTGATAGCTGCTCAAGGAATAGACACCGTTGAAGTGTATAAAAAGCCTAAAGTTGGAATCATATCTACTGGAAATGAATTATTGACCAATCAGGAAGAATTGAAGCCTGGAAAAATCTATGATGTTAATAGTGAAATGATTAAAGCAGGGGTAAATAACTGTGGAGGAGAAGGCGAATGCTTAGGAATCGTTAAAGATGTTTACGATGACTTAAAGACTAAAATTCAAGACTCATTAAAAGAATGTGACATCTTGCTATGCTCTGGCGGGACCTCTGCAGGTGTAGGGGACAATATCAGACATATTCTTGATGAACTTGGAGAAGTTCATATTCATGGAATCACTGTTCAACCTGGAAAGCCAACCATCCTTGGAGTTGTTGATGGAAAGATAGTTATTGGACTTCCTGGAAATCCTGTTTCTGCAATTGTTATCTTTAATGTATTCGTTGCACCGGCAATTAAGAAATTAGCTGGCTACAAAGATGAGGAAGAGCAAAGAACAATTAAAGGAACTTTGAAAAGAAGAATCCATTCACCAATTGGAAGAATGCAATATCAATTGGTGAGAGTTGAAGGTGACGATGTAATCCCTATATTTAAAGACTCTGGAGCTATTTTCTCACTTGCAAGTGCAGCAGGATATACAAAAGTCTCTAAACAGACAGAATTGCTTGAAGAAGGAGAGGAAGTTGAAGTAATTCTCTTTAATTAA
- a CDS encoding GyrI-like domain-containing protein produces the protein MEIKEKTMEDQKVAIMNYKGALKDMDVLVSKLTGWIEVEEIETAGDLFAIFYNNPRTAKENEVVYDVGIPINPELDPDETEEIRIVTLIEHKVLSGIHNGSLDNIQESYNIMAEYSIENKYDIIGSPKEIYIKNKYEVDNEEDLVTEIQLPVIKMG, from the coding sequence ATGGAAATTAAAGAAAAAACTATGGAAGATCAAAAAGTAGCTATTATGAATTATAAAGGAGCTCTAAAAGATATGGATGTTTTGGTTTCTAAATTAACCGGTTGGATTGAAGTTGAAGAAATCGAAACTGCTGGAGACTTATTTGCAATATTCTACAATAACCCAAGAACAGCTAAGGAAAATGAAGTTGTATACGATGTAGGAATTCCAATCAATCCAGAATTAGACCCTGATGAAACTGAAGAAATAAGAATCGTAACCCTTATCGAACATAAAGTATTGTCAGGAATTCATAATGGAAGTTTAGACAATATTCAAGAAAGCTATAACATTATGGCAGAATACTCCATTGAAAACAAATACGACATTATCGGATCCCCTAAAGAAATTTACATAAAAAACAAATATGAAGTGGATAATGAAGAGGACTTGGTAACTGAAATTCAATTGCCAGTCATTAAAATGGGTTAA
- a CDS encoding TldD/PmbA family protein has translation MLYELAEEAKREISKYSDNYEIYLENTELLQLDSQKTDLNFAKEDISLGIGIRVIKDGSVGFAFTSDMGEIAKTCENAYLNSKLNSKDENFSFPELEKLPKINGTFDKKFQEIDLDELTSSLKSVLNCIDDNGCQTTSGGFSAAEGEVLIVNSNGVEAYDKSTGFALGVSINAIKDGDLATAYDSVSSCLYDLDGIKLAEDLCDLAKSSLNGEHIETSDKDVILDYHAVTGLLSTFMSGFSADNVQRGRSRLTGKIGEKIVTEGLSIYDDGTVDGGLNSGVSDDEGTASRRTALVEEGVLKGYLYDIYTANKDGVKSTSNGFRGSYAGTPSVSGSNIIFDFKDHVMEDEINDAFLVTDVLGAHTANPITGDFSVEASNSFLIDKGVKKPIKKAMISGNIYDLLSDAVAVGEETKQRGSFIVPKLLLHDVRVVGN, from the coding sequence ATGTTATATGAATTAGCTGAAGAGGCAAAAAGGGAAATTTCCAAATATTCGGATAATTATGAAATATATTTGGAAAATACTGAATTGCTTCAATTGGATTCTCAAAAGACCGATTTGAATTTTGCAAAAGAGGATATTAGCTTAGGCATTGGTATAAGAGTTATTAAGGATGGTTCAGTAGGTTTTGCTTTCACATCAGATATGGGTGAAATTGCAAAGACTTGTGAAAATGCTTATTTAAACTCTAAACTTAATTCAAAGGATGAAAACTTCTCTTTTCCAGAGCTTGAAAAATTGCCTAAAATCAATGGCACTTTTGATAAAAAGTTCCAAGAGATTGACTTGGATGAACTTACAAGTTCCCTTAAATCTGTTTTAAATTGCATAGATGATAATGGCTGTCAAACCACATCTGGTGGATTTTCAGCAGCTGAAGGTGAAGTCCTAATTGTAAACTCCAATGGTGTTGAAGCATATGACAAGTCAACTGGTTTCGCATTGGGAGTTTCAATCAATGCCATAAAAGATGGTGATTTGGCAACCGCTTATGACTCTGTTTCATCATGTCTTTATGATTTGGATGGAATCAAATTAGCTGAAGACTTATGTGATTTGGCAAAATCCTCATTGAATGGGGAGCATATTGAAACTTCAGATAAGGATGTCATATTGGATTATCATGCAGTTACTGGTTTACTCTCTACTTTTATGAGTGGATTCAGTGCAGATAACGTTCAAAGGGGGAGATCAAGACTTACCGGTAAAATCGGTGAGAAAATAGTCACCGAAGGGCTTTCCATTTATGATGACGGTACAGTTGATGGCGGTTTGAACTCTGGAGTTAGTGATGATGAAGGAACCGCTTCAAGAAGAACTGCTTTAGTTGAAGAAGGTGTCCTAAAAGGATATTTATATGATATTTACACTGCAAATAAGGATGGAGTTAAAAGCACTTCCAATGGATTTAGAGGTTCATATGCAGGAACTCCCTCTGTAAGCGGTTCAAATATTATTTTTGATTTTAAAGATCATGTAATGGAAGATGAAATAAATGATGCATTCTTAGTCACTGATGTTTTAGGTGCACATACTGCAAATCCTATCACTGGTGATTTTTCAGTGGAAGCAAGCAATTCATTCTTAATTGATAAGGGAGTCAAGAAACCTATTAAAAAAGCTATGATTTCCGGCAATATCTATGACTTGTTAAGTGATGCTGTAGCTGTAGGTGAAGAGACAAAGCAAAGAGGATCTTTCATTGTTCCTAAATTGCTTTTACATGATGTAAGAGTGGTGGGGAACTAA
- a CDS encoding phosphoglycolate phosphatase — MVKIEAIAVDVDGTITDGKRRVCHSALDALRKAEDAGIPVIIATGNISHFAYAVATLVGTTGGLVCENGGVIYQDGYNDNRVIVLGDISKAQKAYDFLLEKFGDDIPFKIVEDSDARVSEICFYKNMDSEPLKELLKDFDVEVYDSGFALHLTDPEVDKGTGLVELAKLLDYNIDNMMCIGDSENDIDFLRSAGFKVAVANACDELKEMADYVCENKYGDGVAEAIEKFVFTED, encoded by the coding sequence ATGGTAAAAATAGAAGCGATAGCTGTAGATGTTGATGGAACAATTACAGATGGAAAAAGGAGAGTTTGTCATAGTGCATTGGATGCTCTTCGTAAGGCTGAAGATGCAGGAATTCCAGTAATAATTGCTACTGGAAACATTTCACACTTTGCCTATGCAGTGGCTACACTTGTTGGAACCACTGGAGGATTGGTTTGTGAAAATGGTGGAGTTATTTACCAAGATGGATATAATGACAATAGGGTAATTGTTTTAGGAGACATTTCCAAAGCTCAAAAGGCTTATGACTTTTTACTTGAGAAATTTGGGGATGATATTCCATTTAAGATTGTAGAGGATTCCGATGCAAGAGTATCTGAAATCTGTTTCTATAAGAATATGGATTCAGAGCCACTTAAAGAGCTATTGAAGGACTTTGATGTGGAGGTCTATGATAGTGGATTTGCACTTCACTTGACAGATCCTGAAGTTGATAAGGGAACTGGTCTCGTGGAATTGGCTAAGCTCTTGGATTATAATATAGATAATATGATGTGCATTGGGGACAGTGAAAATGACATTGACTTTTTACGTTCTGCGGGTTTTAAGGTTGCAGTGGCCAATGCATGTGATGAGCTTAAGGAAATGGCTGATTATGTCTGTGAGAATAAGTATGGTGATGGAGTGGCAGAAGCTATTGAAAAGTTTGTTTTTACTGAAGATTAA
- the hypD gene encoding hydrogenase formation protein HypD, which translates to MKEMADTLIKRINDLATPVKIMHVCGSHEHTIMEHGIRSLLPPEVEIVAGPGCPVCVVPSREIDECLQLIEKGVTVTTFGDMLRVPGSNGSLAEAKAEGADVRVVYGIPNAVEIAEKIDNDVVFMSAGFETTAPATASELLKKPPENFSIVSCHRLIPPAIDFLINSGETNLNALIEPGHVCTILGTEPFEKFSTEYGIPQAVAGFNPLDILMSVYMILRQIDNGTPRIDNEYKRAVRTEGNVIGKEMMDEVFHVESREWRGFPKIPNSVLEVNDEFAEWDARKKYDIEVKDVTEAPKGCICGPILRGMAKPTDCKLFRKACNPMHPIGACMVSKEGTCNIAHRYSR; encoded by the coding sequence ATGAAAGAGATGGCTGATACTTTAATTAAAAGAATAAATGATTTAGCTACTCCTGTTAAAATTATGCATGTTTGTGGTTCCCATGAACATACCATAATGGAACATGGTATAAGATCTTTGCTTCCTCCTGAAGTGGAGATCGTTGCAGGGCCAGGATGTCCTGTATGTGTTGTTCCTTCAAGAGAAATTGATGAATGTTTACAATTGATAGAAAAAGGGGTTACTGTAACCACTTTTGGAGACATGTTGAGAGTTCCTGGTTCCAATGGCTCTCTTGCTGAAGCAAAAGCTGAAGGTGCAGATGTAAGGGTTGTTTATGGTATTCCAAATGCAGTGGAAATTGCAGAAAAAATAGATAATGATGTTGTATTCATGTCTGCAGGTTTTGAAACAACTGCTCCTGCAACTGCATCCGAATTATTGAAAAAGCCACCTGAAAACTTCTCAATCGTTTCATGTCATAGATTGATTCCACCAGCTATTGACTTCTTGATCAATTCTGGTGAAACCAATTTAAATGCTTTAATCGAACCTGGACATGTATGTACAATCTTAGGAACTGAACCATTTGAAAAGTTCTCAACCGAATATGGCATCCCTCAAGCTGTAGCAGGTTTTAATCCATTGGATATTTTAATGTCCGTTTACATGATCTTAAGACAAATTGACAATGGAACTCCAAGAATTGACAATGAATATAAGCGTGCAGTAAGAACTGAAGGAAATGTTATTGGAAAAGAAATGATGGATGAGGTTTTCCACGTGGAAAGCAGAGAATGGAGAGGTTTCCCAAAAATCCCTAACTCAGTCTTGGAAGTTAATGATGAGTTTGCTGAGTGGGATGCAAGGAAGAAATATGACATTGAAGTGAAAGATGTTACTGAAGCTCCTAAAGGATGTATTTGCGGACCTATCTTAAGAGGTATGGCAAAGCCAACTGACTGTAAATTGTTTAGAAAGGCATGTAATCCAATGCACCCAATCGGTGCATGTATGGTAAGTAAGGAAGGAACCTGTAACATTGCTCACAGATATAGCAGATAA
- the pseG gene encoding UDP-2,4-diacetamido-2,4,6-trideoxy-beta-L-altropyranose hydrolase: MYNDNRILVVIPARGGSKGIPRKNIRLLGGKPLIAHTIEMGKASGYVDDVLVTTDDNEIKFIAEKFGAETVKRDGKLAEDSIPLDPVIHDATIQKEKKENKKFDVVITVQPTSPLLKTKTLDLAIETLLNPNDDKEFYDTIISVVDDRHLSWGYDEEEKKYFPLYKERVNRQYLPKAYKETGSIFATKREFVKENSRLGENIGLVEISKQESIDIDNYEDWWVAERILKKKKILIKADASHEIGTGHIYRALSIASKLVNHEVVFLLDEAQPLGIEIVNNNNYPYITHNSNKGNGKEADDEAKEELIEKIVEYDPDIVINDILNTNSKYTKSLRDKGFFIVNFEDVGGGVKYAHMVFDALYEHKIPLQNLYSGHKYYILKDEFYYQSFKEIKEDVDKVLLTFGGTDPNNLTEKVLEAILESDYKNKIEIILGLGYGNKKEIQDKYKDNERIEIFENVKNMSEHMHDADLIFTSAGRTMYEIASLGVPCICLCQNERELSHIFGNVENGFINLGLGSEVSKEEIKETFESTINDYQLRQEMNKRMSEVDLKHGFDNIKRLIKQSYKEWEEEMKKMEK; encoded by the coding sequence ATGTATAATGATAATAGAATTTTAGTTGTAATTCCTGCTAGGGGTGGTTCTAAAGGGATTCCACGTAAGAACATAAGATTGCTTGGAGGAAAACCGCTCATAGCACATACAATAGAAATGGGAAAGGCATCAGGATATGTTGATGATGTTCTTGTAACAACCGACGACAATGAAATAAAATTCATTGCAGAGAAATTCGGTGCAGAAACTGTCAAAAGAGATGGAAAACTTGCAGAAGACTCAATCCCACTTGATCCTGTAATCCATGATGCTACAATTCAAAAAGAGAAAAAAGAGAACAAAAAATTTGATGTTGTAATAACAGTGCAGCCTACTTCCCCACTTCTTAAAACAAAAACCTTAGATTTAGCTATTGAAACATTATTAAATCCAAATGACGACAAGGAGTTCTATGATACAATAATCAGTGTTGTTGATGATAGACACTTAAGTTGGGGATACGATGAGGAGGAGAAGAAGTATTTCCCATTATACAAGGAAAGAGTAAATAGGCAATACCTGCCAAAAGCATATAAAGAGACAGGAAGCATATTTGCAACAAAACGGGAATTTGTAAAGGAAAATAGCCGTCTTGGAGAAAATATTGGACTTGTTGAAATATCCAAGCAAGAAAGCATTGACATTGACAATTATGAAGATTGGTGGGTGGCTGAGAGAATCCTTAAGAAAAAGAAAATATTGATTAAAGCAGATGCTTCCCATGAAATCGGAACCGGCCATATCTACAGGGCATTGTCAATAGCTTCAAAATTAGTCAATCATGAAGTAGTGTTTTTGCTTGATGAAGCACAGCCTTTAGGAATTGAAATCGTCAACAATAACAACTATCCTTACATTACTCATAACAGCAATAAGGGCAATGGAAAAGAGGCAGATGATGAAGCAAAAGAGGAATTGATTGAAAAGATAGTTGAATATGACCCTGATATTGTAATCAATGACATCCTCAATACAAATTCAAAGTACACTAAATCCCTTAGGGACAAAGGATTCTTCATAGTCAATTTTGAAGATGTCGGTGGGGGAGTGAAATATGCACATATGGTCTTTGATGCATTATATGAGCATAAAATACCTCTTCAAAACCTTTACTCAGGACATAAATATTACATACTGAAAGATGAGTTCTATTACCAATCATTTAAGGAAATCAAAGAGGATGTGGATAAAGTTCTTCTTACCTTTGGAGGAACAGATCCAAATAACTTAACTGAAAAGGTTCTTGAAGCAATTTTGGAAAGCGATTACAAAAACAAAATTGAAATCATTTTAGGACTTGGTTATGGAAACAAGAAGGAAATACAAGATAAATACAAGGATAATGAAAGAATAGAAATCTTTGAAAACGTTAAAAACATGAGTGAACACATGCACGATGCTGACTTGATATTCACTTCAGCAGGCAGAACCATGTATGAAATAGCCTCACTTGGAGTTCCTTGCATATGCCTTTGCCAAAATGAAAGGGAATTAAGCCACATCTTTGGAAATGTGGAAAATGGATTCATTAATTTAGGTTTAGGCAGTGAAGTCTCTAAGGAAGAAATTAAGGAAACATTTGAAAGCACAATAAATGACTATCAATTAAGACAGGAAATGAACAAAAGAATGAGTGAAGTTGATTTGAAGCATGGATTTGATAACATCAAAAGGCTAATCAAGCAATCATACAAAGAATGGGAAGAAGAAATGAAAAAAATGGAAAAATAG
- a CDS encoding N-acetylneuraminate synthase family protein — translation MSIFNEEPFLIAEIGVNYYDIAKKENISNMDAAKLMVKEAKDAGCNAVKFQSYKANTIASKNSPAYWDTNEEPTTSQYELFKKFDSFGEAEYREIADYCKEIGIMFLSTPFDFDSIDYLDEFMDVYKISSSDLTNIPFIRKIAEKGKDIIISTGASNLDEIKLAIDTIENANKKYANGEAGIGIMHCVLSYPTDNSDANLLMIKNLKDLYPNYEIGYSDHTKPDENMLILTTAYLYGATILEKHYTLDKTLQGNDHYHGMDPKDIRKFNENIKLIKTINGQYDKVPLPCESESRKQARRSIIAKDEIKEGTVISEDMLTYKRPGTGISPSEIEKVIGKKAKIDIAEDELIKYEYLE, via the coding sequence ATGAGCATATTTAATGAAGAACCATTTTTAATAGCTGAAATTGGTGTAAATTACTATGACATTGCCAAAAAGGAAAATATTAGCAATATGGATGCAGCTAAACTGATGGTGAAAGAGGCAAAAGATGCAGGTTGCAATGCAGTTAAATTCCAATCATATAAAGCTAATACAATAGCTTCCAAGAACTCCCCCGCATATTGGGATACAAATGAAGAGCCTACAACCTCGCAATATGAATTGTTTAAGAAATTTGATTCCTTTGGAGAGGCAGAGTACAGGGAAATTGCAGATTACTGCAAAGAAATTGGAATCATGTTCCTATCAACACCTTTTGATTTTGATTCAATTGATTATCTGGATGAATTCATGGATGTCTATAAGATATCCTCATCAGACCTTACAAACATTCCATTCATTAGGAAAATAGCTGAAAAGGGAAAGGACATCATCATTTCAACTGGCGCTTCCAATCTTGATGAAATTAAATTGGCAATAGACACAATAGAAAATGCCAATAAGAAATATGCAAATGGTGAAGCCGGAATAGGAATCATGCATTGTGTTCTTTCATACCCTACAGACAATAGCGATGCAAACCTATTGATGATTAAAAACCTTAAGGATTTGTACCCTAACTATGAAATCGGTTACTCAGACCATACAAAACCTGATGAAAATATGCTTATTTTAACAACAGCTTATCTTTATGGAGCAACAATCCTTGAAAAGCATTATACATTAGATAAAACATTGCAGGGTAATGACCATTATCATGGAATGGACCCTAAGGACATTAGAAAATTCAATGAAAACATAAAACTTATCAAAACAATCAATGGACAATATGATAAGGTTCCTCTCCCTTGTGAAAGCGAATCAAGAAAGCAAGCAAGACGTTCCATCATTGCAAAAGATGAAATTAAAGAGGGAACAGTGATTTCAGAGGATATGCTTACATACAAAAGGCCGGGAACCGGAATTTCACCAAGCGAAATAGAGAAAGTTATTGGCAAAAAGGCAAAAATTGACATTGCAGAAGATGAATTGATTAAATATGAATATTTGGAATAA
- a CDS encoding sialyltransferase, producing MTFTVKEICQKIWNLEEKYELNHKEIQDCYPWQLIRMYLYYEITRKTNVFESAQQSSLSLFDKINSFLPFIKNSILSNPLSGRENVDVLIFDHPRKVIFEDEYQDIYSYFLKETLNQYGKSFETIESPYLNQHFRSNANIKENHVRFNDRILLGSFIHKTRNRGKLPFTEDEKQFINSVKEDLETAFKIEIDLFSIMENHILNFQYDYKKYIELLQRKNPKVVFLVVAYENKALVAACKKMSIDIIELQHGTISPYHLGYSYPENTMKFNGKIKEIEYFPDKILSFGDYWKNACPFPITGENIISIGFPYFEENSRTYMKIAENKNSEDGNNGETQEKQILFISQGVIGKYLSELAYETASNINDSQNFKLIYKLHPGEYGTWKENYDYLTKAVDKFDNFTVIDKSEPPLYELFAKSHYQIGAFSTAIYEGLAFNCKTFIINVPGVEYLDDLIDKNIVKKVKNSEELIDYLKEDEKNEIIFKEYDKDYFFKNFDETIFKKILSD from the coding sequence ATGACTTTTACTGTAAAAGAGATCTGTCAAAAGATTTGGAATCTTGAAGAGAAGTATGAATTGAATCATAAGGAAATTCAAGATTGCTATCCTTGGCAATTGATTAGAATGTATTTATATTATGAAATAACAAGAAAGACAAATGTCTTTGAATCTGCTCAACAGTCCAGCCTTTCATTATTTGATAAAATAAACTCATTCTTGCCTTTTATTAAAAACAGCATTTTATCAAATCCATTAAGCGGAAGGGAAAATGTGGATGTTTTGATATTCGATCATCCGAGAAAAGTCATATTTGAAGATGAGTATCAGGATATCTATAGTTATTTTTTAAAAGAAACTCTTAATCAATATGGGAAGAGTTTTGAAACCATTGAATCACCTTATCTAAATCAGCATTTTAGAAGCAATGCAAACATTAAGGAAAATCATGTCAGATTCAATGACAGAATTCTTTTAGGTTCATTCATTCATAAAACAAGAAATAGGGGCAAATTGCCTTTTACAGAAGATGAGAAGCAATTTATCAATAGTGTGAAAGAAGATCTTGAAACCGCCTTTAAAATTGAAATTGACTTGTTTAGTATCATGGAAAATCATATCCTGAATTTCCAATATGACTATAAGAAGTATATTGAACTTCTTCAAAGGAAAAACCCTAAAGTGGTATTTCTTGTAGTGGCTTATGAAAATAAAGCATTGGTTGCAGCATGTAAAAAAATGAGCATAGACATTATCGAATTACAACACGGAACCATCAGCCCATACCATTTAGGATACAGCTATCCTGAAAATACAATGAAATTTAACGGTAAAATCAAGGAAATCGAATACTTCCCAGACAAGATTCTAAGTTTTGGAGACTATTGGAAAAATGCTTGCCCATTCCCTATAACTGGTGAAAACATCATTTCTATAGGATTCCCATATTTTGAGGAAAACTCAAGAACATATATGAAAATAGCTGAAAATAAAAACTCTGAAGATGGAAATAATGGAGAAACTCAAGAAAAACAAATCCTATTTATTTCACAAGGAGTCATTGGAAAATACTTATCTGAATTAGCATATGAAACCGCTTCAAACATTAATGATTCTCAAAATTTCAAATTAATTTATAAATTACATCCAGGAGAATATGGAACTTGGAAGGAAAATTACGATTATCTGACAAAAGCAGTTGACAAATTCGATAACTTTACTGTAATTGATAAAAGTGAACCTCCATTATACGAACTCTTTGCTAAAAGCCACTATCAAATAGGGGCATTTTCAACTGCAATCTATGAAGGGCTTGCATTCAACTGCAAAACTTTCATAATCAATGTTCCAGGAGTGGAATACTTAGATGATTTGATTGATAAGAATATCGTGAAAAAAGTTAAAAACAGTGAAGAACTAATAGATTATCTAAAAGAAGATGAAAAAAATGAAATAATTTTTAAAGAATATGATAAGGATTATTTCTTCAAGAACTTTGATGAAACTATTTTTAAAAAGATTTTAAGTGATTAA
- a CDS encoding flippase, with protein MSEYVRFIQRIGLVGLTNILISLSSLIFIPIITKSFTTAEYGMWAQVNTTIALVPNIANLGLPYTMVRFLSAEKDKEKIKDSFYPMISLTFISTIIICLLFLIFGNTIANALFNGSMQVLYITTAISFFACMNLMLISFFRTFKQMKRYSLFLVLQSYIGVFVSIYLTYAGHNIETVVLGLLTGYVAVFIMMAFLIVKYLGIGIGKWSNLKEQLAFALPTIPSNVSSWVVDSSDKYVIGILIGSVAVGCYSPGYALGSILLMFLSPFAVLLPAVLPEHYEKGDIREVDKYLSYSMKYYLLLTVPAAVGMSVLSKPLLYIITTPEIALGGYMVTPFVCLGAIFMGMYGITNNIMILEKNTMILGKLWIVVAISNIVLNLLLVPYLNILGAAIATLICYILAFAVTAIASKKTMRLPFNMKELLKIVVAASLMGIAVYLMHPIGIVNVLISIIAGVIIYFAVIFILKAVTFKEIAIFKDLLH; from the coding sequence ATGAGCGAATATGTGCGATTTATACAAAGAATAGGTTTGGTGGGACTCACAAACATCCTAATCTCTCTCAGTAGCCTGATCTTTATTCCAATTATTACAAAGTCATTTACCACCGCAGAATATGGTATGTGGGCACAGGTAAACACTACAATCGCACTTGTTCCAAACATTGCAAATCTTGGCCTTCCATACACAATGGTAAGGTTCCTTTCTGCTGAAAAGGATAAGGAAAAAATCAAGGACTCATTCTATCCAATGATTAGCCTAACATTCATTTCAACAATCATAATATGTTTATTGTTCCTAATCTTTGGAAACACAATTGCAAATGCATTATTCAACGGAAGCATGCAAGTATTGTACATTACAACTGCAATCTCATTCTTTGCATGCATGAACCTTATGCTCATAAGCTTCTTTAGAACATTCAAGCAAATGAAAAGATACTCATTATTCCTGGTTCTTCAAAGTTATATTGGAGTATTCGTAAGCATTTACCTAACTTATGCAGGACATAATATTGAAACTGTAGTGCTTGGTCTTTTGACAGGTTATGTGGCAGTATTCATAATGATGGCATTTCTAATTGTAAAATATCTTGGAATTGGAATTGGAAAATGGTCTAATCTAAAGGAACAACTTGCATTTGCTTTACCTACCATTCCAAGCAATGTGTCCAGTTGGGTTGTTGATTCAAGTGACAAGTATGTCATTGGAATCCTTATTGGATCAGTTGCAGTTGGATGCTACTCACCAGGATATGCATTGGGAAGCATACTATTGATGTTCCTTTCCCCATTTGCAGTTCTCTTACCTGCAGTTTTACCTGAACATTATGAAAAGGGAGACATAAGGGAAGTGGACAAGTATCTTAGCTATTCAATGAAATACTATCTCTTGCTAACAGTTCCTGCAGCAGTTGGAATGAGTGTGCTCTCAAAGCCATTATTATACATAATCACAACCCCTGAGATTGCACTTGGAGGTTATATGGTAACTCCTTTTGTTTGCCTTGGAGCAATATTCATGGGAATGTATGGAATTACAAATAATATTATGATCTTGGAAAAAAACACAATGATTCTCGGAAAGCTATGGATTGTTGTGGCTATTTCAAATATAGTCTTGAACTTATTGCTTGTTCCTTACCTAAACATTTTAGGGGCAGCAATTGCAACACTTATCTGCTACATATTGGCATTTGCTGTAACAGCAATCGCAAGCAAGAAAACAATGAGATTGCCATTCAACATGAAAGAGCTTTTAAAAATAGTCGTTGCGGCATCCCTTATGGGAATTGCCGTATATTTAATGCACCCAATTGGAATTGTTAATGTCTTGATATCCATTATCGCAGGTGTAATCATATACTTTGCAGTCATCTTCATTTTAAAGGCAGTGACATTTAAAGAAATTGCAATCTTTAAAGATTTGCTTCATTAA